GGCGTCTGGTCTATTGCTCTTTTAATCTTTATAATTCTTTTCCTTGTGGGAAAAACTTACTGGATTACTTTTGCCTATGCTCTCCCCGTTTCTTTAATTGTGCTGCTTGTATTCAATTCTATATGGGGCAAAAAGAAAAATAATTTCTATATCATTTCTCTTTTTATCTGGAGTGTTTTCTTTTGGATTTATTTTGCACTTTTCAGCTATAATCTTTGGCCGCTGTTTATTTTGGGTGTCCCCGCGCAGATAATAACCTTCCTGTGCTTCCAAATCAAAAGAAGCTCCAAAAAATAATTTTCTAAAGCTAACCGCCGTTTTCAAAATGAAAACGGCGGTTTTTAAATTATGGTGAGTTATACTATCAAGTGCAACAGTTAAATAAAAAAAGACAGCTCATATAAATCTATGGTATAATGTAAATGCGACTAAACAAAAACCAAGGAGAATTCATATGAGCTACACCCATC
The genomic region above belongs to Oscillospiraceae bacterium and contains:
- a CDS encoding helix-turn-helix transcriptional regulator, which produces MEELKKIFAENLIYLRGLKHLTQFELGEKLNYSDKAVSRWERAEAIPDAYVLMQLSKLFNVTVDYLLTPHSPEEAEKVEKLLKKAQFNRKIITTISFLGVWSIALLIFIILFLVGKTYWITFAYALPVSLIVLLVFNSIWGKKKNNFYIISLFIWSVFFWIYFALFSYNLWPLFILGVPAQIITFLCFQIKRSSKK